The DNA segment TACTGAAGTATGGCTTGACACATCTTTGATCGAGTGGATCGTCCGTCATTCCATCAGAGTATAATGCACTGTATTCCTTCCGATTTAACTACGCATACAGTGCATCTATCTACTCGGATTTAGGTGTGGCAATCATGACAAACCCATTGCAAGCTTGTCCCCACTACATCtacgccttcttctccctgatcctgatgatcTTGCATCTTCGCTCCACTCAACAAGTCCACGTGCATCAGCACCATATCTTCTCTCAGACTCTCTTTCCCACAATGGACACACCACTCCACTTCAACCTCGTCAATCCCCCTCTTCTCGCCCTTGACCACTTCGCCTGCTTGAATCGTACTTGATTCTGAAGAGATACTTCCCCTTGTCCGCTTCGAAGAGGTGTTGATCAGATGCTCCAAGAACGATTTATCCAGTCGTCTGAGCTGACCTCCGAAGGAAGCTATACTCCCGCCTACTGGCGGTTTGACGGTAGACGCGTACTCGCTGATCGCTAAGGAATTTGGACCGCATGGTTTGAGGGTAGAGTATCCTACAGAGCTAGCTAGACTCCGGAGATCCCTGACTGAGTTCGGAATACCGTCTTCGGGTATTTGTTTGGTGGGAATAGGGGCGATGCCCTTGGATTGTGAGGGCGTGTGCGAAGGTAACGAGATGAGGGGAATAGGCAGGGCGAGAACAGGTATAGAGGGTGTTGAGGCTATTTGGAGATCCGCTGGCAGAGGTGGGCGTTGGGATGATTTGAGAGATGGTGAAGGACATTCTTGGTCACCTTCCACCCGATCATTATAGCTCTGATCATTGAAAGTAGATGAATTTTGGATGATGTCGGTGGACATGATTTTCGAAAATTGAGTGATCATGTTGAATCTCTGCACGAGATGGGAACGAAAGCGATTGTCCTTGTTCGGGGCTTGCAATCGTGATCAGTGAAGACCTCGATTTACATCCATATGAGATGTACATATCAGCCCGAGCTCATCGATAGCGTGCGAACAGTACGAGTACCACCTTTGTCATGTGGAGTTGGTGTACAAAGGACTCCCTGTCGATCAACTTTTGAGCCAAGTCTCCCGGTCTTTTGTCATTAGAAGGATCCACGTTTGACGATTGCGTAAACTGTCAAAGGCTCATAATGGGTTACAAGGTCCTCCTACGAATTATGTTAGTAGCCCGGTGAGACGTGAAGTTTGCACTATTGAGGGGCATTTGGGAGTACCAAGAAAAATGATGATCGTCAATTCATTATTATCGTATAGTCAACTCTGCCgtcagcttgactgatcGTCAAAAGCCAGTCCCTAGTCCCGCTCCTTCTTCATAGCCACCAAACCCCTGTTCTCTCTAAGAAGTCGCTTCCTTCGTTCAGTCTCGACCTCTCCGGGAGTCTGCCCGCCATTGATATACAGCTCTTCTAGCAGTCTATCAATATCGGGGGTAACGATGTAATTTTTGTGGATTTCACCTAGCACTTGAGCGGACTTGGTCTTGTGTTCcaggtggacgaggtgtTGGATAAATGTTGTCGGTAATCCTGGTGTGACCTGAAATTCATCGATGCGTTCACGtgtcagcttgtcgaagcCGCAATGTACTGTTGTGAGGTAAAAATGTGAAAGTCGAAGGAGAGATGAGAAACTCAGACTTTGAAACTCACATTCATGACTATGTCTTTACCCATGACAATCTTGACTTTCCCACTTTTCATGACCACCATCGTACCGACTCTACCCTCCGGTACGGGCTCTGGACCCTTCTTGGCGCCAGCACGCAATTGAGCAGGTGTCGGCTTAACGTCGGGTTTTATATCTGGTTTGACGTCTTTCAGAGGCCCGTTGGTGGCTGAATGCGCAGTCCCGTTGGTACTTGCAGTAGTACTGGCAGTAATATCGGGTTTCGTATCGGTTTGAGTGAGGTCGACGGGAGTCGAGGGAAGAAATTTAGGGAACAAGTGcgggaattggaagatgaatAGCTTTTCTTCGGGATTGTCCTGCAAATATGATATTCGCCAGCGCTCAGCGATGACTCATGAAGAGAGAATCTCGAACGCGAATAGGTGGGGAATGACGCTTGATGAGTTTGTGACATCGGCCAAGAAGCAATGCCGCAAACTCACAAATCCCTCAGCTTGAACAAAGTCAccttccatatcctcctcttcttcctcttcctcactctcactcagATCAACCATCTGCGCTTcattcacttcttcttcatcctcatcttcattaAGCGGACTATCATTGCCACCAGTCTGAGCAAAGTTCCGTACTCttcgaccttgatcatcCCTATCTTGAAGCTCATCATCTGACAACATCGTATCATCCTCCCTCAACGGAGCAGCCCGTTTCTCCGGAGAGATAGGCTCGTCCTTCACCCTCGGCAGATCCGGGTCCACGTCCAATGCTACATCATCCGTCTCTGCTGCTTTCGACttcaatttcgattttgactttttctTGGATTGCTTTTCCTGTTTTTCATCTTTGCCTTTCGCCTTTTTGTCCTGGTTTAATCGCCTATCTCTGAATAAAGATGTGGGTGCGGACTCGGACATGGTAGAAACCAGATCTATATCGATTGGCCTGCCCGCACCGCCTTCGGTGTCGGAATGATCAGAATATACTTCGGCATCTTGCTCGTCGTACCCTCTTGTTGTGGGTGCTGCAGCAGCTGCGAAACGTCGAGATGACGAGGCTTCATGCCAGAATTttgatgtcagcttcatctttgGCACGTGAAGAAACTGGCCATCCAGTATCGCATTCTCCGTTGTGCCTGCCGGATCATGATGCGCAGATGTATGAATGGGAATGacaagcgatgaagctgaagttcAACTCACCGGCAGCGACTGGTCGCGGACCACCGAATACACCAGCAGCGATCGAAGTGGAAGGTGCATTCCCTCTACCTCTCCCTCTGCCCGGCCCACCCCTTCCTCGAGGTGCTCCACGCGCCGCACCTCCTCGAGCTGCAGACGGCGAAGCGGTCGGTATCGATGAGACATCCTGTAAAGATATTGTAAGCCTTTTTTCCTGGTCTTCTTTTAGGAAGCGAAAGGAGTACGAGCTTACCGGCTTCACGTCTACTTCCCTATGAGACAAAAGGATCCGGTCAGCCAACTCTTCCGCAGGCAGGTGCTTCGGATGGTTTGATTCACCGGATAacagatcaagctgactcactgttTCACCCTTCTAATTGGTACTTTCGGCTTGAACTTCATCCTTTGCACTCCGCCGGGAGGTACACTACCTTCGGCCCGCGCACCGGGCGCAGGCGTCGACCGAGCGGATATTGATCCTGCTCCAGAGCCAGACTGGGAGGATGAGACAGTTGACATGGGTATAGAGGCGAGATTGGATGGTATGAGTTGATTTGAGGTTGATGTGgactgagcttgagcttgaggttgagagggTTGACCTTGTCTTTGTGCGGCTGCTATGAGCGAGGGTTTGGACCTCGTAGGcgctgacatcttgctgcAGATCCTGTGTTTTGCGAAATTGCCTTGATTTGGGACTTGATATGAAGAGGTGGTTGAAGATCACTTCACGCAGAGAATAGCGAAGCATGACTTTGAGCCAAAATCACGAGTCACGTGAATAGTAAAGTGCTGGATTGAGAATTAATTGTAATTTTATCATTCTCTTATTACGTTTACCTGTAATAGCGATTAGAAGTGAATTGGTGGAGGCTGTGCCTTTGTCGATTATTACGATAACCGCCGAATTGATGACGGTGCTTCTTACTTGTTAGAGCTTGCCACCAGGAAGTCAGTCTGACACACGTAGAATATAGATGTAACGAAGCACGCATTCAGAAGATTCATTAACAGGAAGCACAAGCCTAACACCGATCAATCGGTTCGAGCAGACTTGCACAATCAGACCACACCGAAGTCACCTTCCCTCAAATAAAATGCCTACCGAATTACCGTACGCTGCCGAGGCAGAGACATCGTTGGGGTACGAGGAGCTCCAAGTAAGTTGCTGCACGGCAGCGCTCGCTGATTTGGAGAGCTGGACATTCTGAAAGCTAATCATACTCCGGAACCAGGTCCTGCGAACGCAATATTATAAGGAGATCGAGCAAGGACATGTGACGACGCAGAGTAAATTCAACTATGGTGAGTACATGCCCAGCTTGTTGGTCGGAAGAAGGGCTATGTCGGGAACCAAGGGAAGAGTCATGTCACTTCTAAAGCCATAGACGTTGACGCTTAGCTTCGGTGCTTCGGGAGATTGACGTAAAGttcagaagctgatcaatctcacTGTAGGATGGGGTCTAGTAAAATCGAACACCGCCGAACTGCAAACCGAGGGTGTCAAATTAttgcaaggtgagttgggtccTGACTGCCTTATTATCTGGAAGTGCGGGAATGCCTGCCAGCGATGTGGGACATGGCTGATAATGTCTGTCTGGTGGATCAAATGTCTAGAGATATACTCCGCGTCGCCAGCTCATCGACGGGAATGCACATATTATATCGCTGTGGGATATTACAAGTTGAAGAATTACGCATATGCCAAGAAGTTCAATGGTGAGCGGATTCAcaaatcgatcttctctcatcctctggaCCAACAGCTTCTCATTAGCTTCCCATCTAGCTCGTCATCCTAGGACGACGGATCATGCGAGAAGGCGTCTCCGGGCTCTGTCCCTTCAGCCAGTAGTCAGTAGCTGATTTCTTGCCGGGTATAATAGACCTCTTACTGTCTGTGGAACCGGAGAACATGCAAGCTCAATCACTACGAACACTGATAGATCAAGCTGTACAGCGAGATGGATATATTGGTGAGTCGTTGAGATGTTAGATGTTACAACGCCAAGATAGCAGCCGGCGGCTATTCTCAGCGAATTAACCGAGAATTAAATGGGTTCAGGCTGAATGATGAGGAATCTAAGCTGATCTGTGAGGTTTGTATACAGGTATGGGTCTCATAGCTGGTGCAGCAGCGGTGACGGGGTTGATAGTTGCTGGTCTAgtgaagagatcaagaaggtagAGCGGTCAAGTGATCAGAGTGAACGGTGATTAGCGGTCTGCGCAAGTCTCCAGAAATACACCCATCCGATTTTTCCTTGTGATTGCAactttcatcatcatcgtgTTCTTCATATTGTGCTTCCATGTAAACACGTATCTTTGAATGCACAATGCAGGCTATCTATACTGCTACGGAGTTTGATAAGATGCATACAAATCATAGTAAACTGAAATGTTCAAATGCCGCATAGGGCGCCATGTACATCATAGTGGTAATCTGTGCCACGTGATTGAATTGAGTGAGCGTCAAAAAGTCTGAAAAAGGTGCCGGCCGAAGAAATCCTACGATACACTGCAACTACTCATATCTGATATCACCATCCATCGAAAAAGTCCAACATCGTAATTCCAAGCCATAgacaaatcatcaaaacaTTACTGCATCTTGGACTATCACAACAACCTCTGGACAAAGGCATCAACTGGCTCTGACTGGCCATCTACCGATTGCCCCTTTGCTTGAGGGAACATCTGGATCGAAACgaatctcaaggtgagtgaagaagtggagaaatTTCCGTTTCTTCGGGATGGGGTCCATCCAACTACGAATACTGGCAACACCTGGTCCACGTATCCCCAGAGGTGTACATCAGAGACGATGTACTCATCTGGGTGTTCCGGACGATGGAGGCCAGCATCCTGTGGACCGGGACTGCGGTGTCAGGGAGATTCACCGACACTTGGACGCAAGGATACTGCAAAATCGCCGTCATGCCAAATATGCTGATTTCATGACTATTCCCTCATCAGTTGCAACTTCAACGAAGCACCAGCAACAACCAAACTTGGACTGTATACACTCCATTCTTGAAATCATCGGATCACCACGCATTGCTCGGGTCCATCGACTTCTGGCTTAAAATTGCcttcactcacatccagGCCAATCTCAGCCCTCGTTCCCCCGCACCGACATGTCATCCTCGACTCCTTcgtcgagctcatcgacttccacttcaacttcgacacCTCAATTCCACATACATCCGCACTCTGCTCATCTGAGCGGCTCCGTACCTCCTATTCAGCCCGCGGGCGAATCGTCGGTAGCGctagaagaggaggaagagcacGATTATGAGAGTTTACCGGTCGGTAGTGGGTGGGCAGTCAATATGGCTGCGGGAGCTATGGTATGTTCACACCCTCTCTCTTTGCTACCCTCCCATATGGTAAATCGATCAGCACCCGCCGATTGTGCCGCGTGTGTGTATATAGTATGAGGAATGAGCTAATTTAGTATAATTTGGTCTTGGTAGGCCGGTATCTCCGAGCATGCTGCTATTTTCCCTGTGGATTCCATCAAAGTAAGTTGAACATCCACTCATCCACTCCACAGTTTTCAAGGAGCTTGAGGCTAGAACTGAATTCTTGCTCTTTGTACAGACCCGAATGCAAGTCCTCCCAGCACTGAATCCCATCCTATCGCCATTGGGCGTATCATCCGCTACCGCCACCGCAGGCGCGTCCACCtcggcggcagcagcagcaggcgCAGGGGGTGTTCGACCTGCTCCACCACAACTGAATACGATAATGCAACATGTCCGTTCGATATCCACTACGGAAGGACTTAGATCGTTATGGCGAGGAGTAGCTTCGGTCATCTTGGGTGCGGGTCCGGCCCATGCGGCTCATTTTGGGATGTACGAGTTTGTCAGAGAGATCagtggaggacgaggagaaggttGGGCGGGCGTAGCGGGCACTGCCCTAGCAGGGGCTGCCGCGACTATCTCGAGTGATGCTCTGATGAATCCTTTTGACGGTGAGTCGCGTTCTTTTCCTTCCCTGATCGTcgcttttggctttttgcAGGCCAATGTTACATCGGTCAACGGAAAGTCGTCTGTGTTGTCTTGTGCCGCTTTTGTACATTCATACCTGAacatgatcagatcagtcCATGTGTAGccgaggtcgaagctgattATACGAATTCGCAGTGATCAAACAACGAATGCAAATACGGAACTCACCCCATCGAAACGTCCTATCATGCGCACGAACGGTCTACGCCCGAGAAGGATTGGCGGCATTCTACGTATCATACCCTACCACTTTAACAATGAGCGTCCCTTTTACGGCGGTGCAATTCTCAGCATACGAAAGCTTGAAGACCCTGATGAACCCGGACGGGAGCTATAGTCCGATAACGCATTGTACAGCAGGAGGTATCGCAGGTGGATTAGCGGCTGCTGTGACTACACCCTTGGATGTGGCTAAGGTGGGTCGCATCATCACCTGTCGATACTAATTCTTACTCCCTCACTTGGGATGACTGCTAATCTGATTTCCGTGGTTGGATAGACTCTGTTACAAACGCGAGGATCTAATTCGGACCCTCGTATACGAGCTGCTCGATCAATGGGAGAGGCATTGCGGATCATCagagatcgagatggatggaGAGGCCTGAGAAGAGGAATGTTACCTAGAGTATTGACTGTTGCGCCTAGTACGGCGATAAGCTGGATGAGTTATGAGTTCTTCAGTGCGTATCTGCTCTCTTCTGCTCTATCTCTCAAGCCTCAAAAATATGCCAGCGATTTTGAGACTTTGCTGAATTACATCTGTTTTTTTCTGCCGCAGAGGTGCTTATAAGGCAGAATGGTCATTTACCTGAATCCGGTCAAGCGGTGTAAACGCACGTATATTTCATCagtggaggttgaggttgaggataATCGATGAATCGAATCGCATCAAAATGTATATATAGATAAATAACGGCTCAATGCTGAGGGATGAAGGGAAATgtgcgttgcgttgcgttgcaTTGCATTGGATGTTGCTACAAAAATAAAgcaaggaagggaaaggaagggaaagtaaACGAGAGGGATGAAAAGCATCCAAGATGGTACGATGTGAATACGGCCACCCAAGCCAAAGCAAGGCTCCGTCATACCTTAATCGTTTTTGGCATCTTTTTTATATTTATGGATGTCAAGATCTtgcattgtcattgtcatggTTCGTTATTGCTTGGAGGGAATGACAAAGATGGACGGACTTCCTGATTCGGATTTGTGGCGACGATGACATAAGTTGATAGTACTGAATAATGCTAAAATGATGAATGACGACAGTGTGATGACGGGAGGGTTATGAGGGGAGGGTTATgaggggaaggaaggtatTCGATATCCTTTAGCCTCGAGTTTTTGGTTGTGGCTGTGGCTATATCACCCGTACTTGTATTTGGGTCTATGCTGTTTCACCTTGCTGCGTTGTACATCACAACACAATCCGCATTCAATCGAGGCAAGGACCCTTCAACCCCTACTCAGCAGGTGCAATTGTGGTTCTAAATAGTCGGTCGCTGATCACCAAAGGACATATCTTGGAGCATCGTCCAAGCGAACGAATGATGAGGACCAATCAATCACTGAGATTCGGTGACGCTTTACTGTGTGAAGGGGGAAAAACTTGCTCGTTGACTGTATTCCTTTGACTGATGAAAATCGACTTGGTTCAAACATTGGTGACGGCTTGTGATTACAAATGACAATTCACGAATGGCAAATCACGGATGACGGACGACGATTGAGGATTGACGATTGACCACCAAAGGACGCGGAATGACTTCAGCAGCTATTCAAGGCTTGATTCAAGGCTGAGATTCCAGTGATACAGTCGTCCAAGGCTGTGCAAtgcagagaaggaggaagagaagcttCTCTCGACATCACTCAATGATCTCCatcaagctcaccatcaaTATCGAAGACGATAACATCATTGCAAATTCACGATATTCTCGAGGCTGAGTGACGAGAAGGTATGAAACTCTTCTGTTCCTATGATTGATGCAGGGCAGTACCATGGTTTTACATCGAATTGGACTGCTCCGTATTGATCCTCAGTCTAAAGGGTCTATTATATATAGGCGGGACTACAAAGTATTCCATCGTGAATTCGAGATGTATTTCTCGCTCAGGCAAGTGAATACTGTGAATCACTCTCCCGACCCGTTATACATTTTTATCCGGCAAATATCATTCCAAGCAGCTCAACACACCATGAGCGATAACAATAGTGCAGATAACGATGAAGGAGTGCAAGTAAAACAAGAGAAGTACTTCCCAGATTACGATGCTTTCCCCTTCACTGTCCAGCCTGTGCCCTCTACCTCGACAACAGGTACCAACGATAACTACAACGATAACAATAATAACAGTAGCATGACCAACCACAATGCATTTGAACACCCAGATACCCCTCCTTGGCGAAGTATTAACGATTTCAGACCGCAAGATATTCTTTATGGAGCGAATCCGTATATCCTCCCACGGCCTAATGCTTCATGGTCATGAGCCCAACCTCCAAATTCAGCCTACGAGTACTtccaatctcaacctcaacatcaatttcGAGTCGAAGAATCGGTGACTCCAGCTCAATCTCAGGTCTTTCCAGCAcatgctgctgctgcgacGAGTCACCAGATTGCACCATACTCGTACTCTTTCCCGCCCAAGTCCTATTTCAGTGCCTTTGGTAGCCTAGCACATGCCTATCAACCACCAACGACTTTGACTACGAGTAAGACAACGACTACGACTTCCACTAGCAATCTTGATACGACCCTGACAGACGACGAAAGAGAACATCATTTCCCGTACGCGTACTCGAATGGGATCCCAGATTGATGACTACCTCCCCCCTGGTTCATCCGGAAGTTTGGTGGGCTTGTGCGAGGTGTTTCACCCAGAAAAGCGCTTTTGATCCGGGTTGGTCGATGTGCGGTTCTTGCGGAGTAATCACGCAGACTACGCAGCTGCCAGGTAAAGGACCTTGAATTTGAGAGAGCAAACTGAAGGCTGTAGGGAGAACCGCAAGATGGATCGGATATGAAGCGCTGCGATGGAGCTGGGACATGTTACGGAACAAGCGGAAGAGGGTT comes from the Kwoniella dejecticola CBS 10117 chromosome 11, complete sequence genome and includes:
- a CDS encoding mitochondria fission 1 protein; protein product: MPTELPYAAEAETSLGYEELQVLRTQYYKEIEQGHVTTQSKFNYGWGLVKSNTAELQTEGVKLLQEIYSASPAHRRECTYYIAVGYYKLKNYAYAKKFNDLLLSVEPENMQAQSLRTLIDQAVQRDGYIGMGLIAGAAAVTGLIVAGLVKRSRR